CTTGAGAGATGCTTTAAAAAGTAATGAAAGTGAGGATTTACAGTAATTGAAAAATATGATTACACACTTTGGGTTTATTTTCCATTTGTGAGAGGAGAGAGGCGAGAAAGAGAAGTGTAACACTCTGCTTTGCTCCCACAGAAATAATGAGTATTTTTTCCATTGAGTTCATCTGGAACAGAGTTAGAGCCTAAGGCCTCAACCGCATAGGAAAAGTTGCATCTATGTAATTAAacttgaaattacttttttttctctattgaCTGAGAGAGACTGAATGTCTCTTGTTGGAAGCAGGGCGggatattttgttttttccaatagGGGAAAATCTCTAGCATATTAGAAGAATTGGGTTCTTTGTACTATGGCTGAGATTAAGATTCTGTATAGAGGCTAATGGATCAAAGCTGACTATTTAAATCTCTGGGATAGTCTGTATTGTACCATGCAAAAGTCCTGACATGCATGCTGTGTACAAGCATGGCAGCTTTTGTGTTGGGCTGTGTATTCCAGCAAAATCTTGACAAAACTGAATAGTCACAGACAACAAAGtttcaagtttgtttgtttgtttgtttcttaaaatagTGTAATGTAccagtatatttttttaaatccaaaattTTTAGAAAAGTTTTTCTCCTGTAGTGAGGGGAAAATTGGTACTGTACTGATTAGGATTTGGGAACTTATATCACTATGCCCTTCTCATATGGGTAAAACTGAAGCCTTTAATTAAAACCATAAATGCTGACATGGTCGGTTTTGTTCTAAAAGGGGTGTCCACGTCAGAAATCTCAATGAGCTTTTAGTTAAATTGACATAACTCCTAAAACTTTTTCCTTCTACAAAAAGGGATGTCCTGActgaatgggaggaaaaaaagcctttcttcTTTTTGGAGACAGCAGTACACTGCCCTTTCTGTTCTAAAGGTTTTATCTTTAAAGTTATTAAAAGCCCTTTAGTGATGTAGCTTTTTTCCCAACCCCCTACTTTTGCTTTCTCGTTTTACTCTGTTACTTCTCGCAGCTTGGACAGTAAGAAGTGTCAACTGATTTTTATTAACTTTTCAAGCTCTTAACTTTTTTTCAGTCTAGGGAACTTCATTTAAGAGCTCGGTGATGTTTTGTGAGGTGGCTGAACTGGAAGCAAGGTGGGTTGCTAGTCCTGAGGGACAGCTGGGCTCCCAgccacccagctctgctgtggctgtggggtgtgggcTCAGCCCCAACAAACAGCAAGGAAGGGAGGAATTTTCTGCCAGCTTAGCCGTTCGCAATGACTTGCACAGGGCACTAGGCAAGTGCCAGAGCAGGTGTAGGACAAACTTTGGGGAGCACACATGGGAAGGAGGAAATCTTGGATGAGTATAGATATTTCACCATTACTTTCTCCTGTCTGCCTTCTTTCTGGGTGCATTTCCATACTTAATGTAAAAAGTACGGGAGATGGGTAGTGAAACTGCACAGCGTTACTTGGATACTCTGAGGAACATTTGCTTggctcttttttcccttcctctatCTTTGTCTcgctctcttctttttttaaatgaaatttttctTCAAGGTAGACAAAAGTTTGTAAATATATCCTGACAAAGTATCCTGTGCTGCACACCATTCTTCTGTCAATGATTCTGACATTAAAAGGCTAGGACAGGTCCTGCACCTCATAGGAGGGGACTTCTTGACCAGATGCTGCCCCACATCCTTATCATGCCATGTCTGTGCTGTCCCTGATTGTCTGTGAAACATCCCAAGGAAGCAGCAGCTTATGGTGATGTAAGAACAACACATTAACATGCATCTCTCCTCTGGGTACCCTTGTGCCCACAGAACCCTGTGGACCTGTTGCAATCAGGGCATGAATTGGTGGCTTTCTGAAGCCACATAGGTGGATGGCATTTCCCACTGCTGTCTGCACGGCTTGTTTTCTCTCTGGGCATAGGACTCAAAGTTTGATAATGCTGAAGTGCCACTTGTTACCTCCATCAGCTTGGGCTGTGATCACTCGCTGTCACACTGgagtttgtttctgcctttccagGTGTGTGTTGAACCTTTTCAGTTTAGGGCAAATTTGGTCAGGGAAGAGCATGACCTGAAGCCTGCAGAAGTAGATGCGTGTGCTGTCTCTCATCTCTAGTAGGCTTTGTGTGCCTCACCAAGACACTCAGGGGATTGGTGGTCAGTTTTTATTTACAAATGTGGAAATATACGCTAGCTTTTATTTATTCATCAGTTTTCATGCAAAATTTATACCTGCTAAGATGTGACAAAGGGAGCTGTTACTGCCGCACCTGGTGTATGGCTGTGATAGAAGCAGCCCTGCTGAGCTCGAGCATCTTGGTTCTGCAGCCGGAGCAATATTCTCCTAGTGCAGCGCTAAGGACTCCAACTTCATGCACGTAAACTAGACTATAACAATTATTTAAACCATgctgctttcattttcctttggcTTTGAAGAGGCAGATGGAGATACAATATGAGCTTTATCATGCTTTAAATTAATCAGAGTTGACCGGTTGTATTCTGTAAAATACAGACCTGTGCAGGTGGGGATCCAAGTGTGTCGCCCCTCTGCTTTCCCCATGTGCAGCACCTGAAATGGGGAAAACTGATATGGCTGGGAGAGGGAATGGCATGGGGGTTGTAATGTGAACACGTCAGAAAGGCACTGGAGAGCAgcatttaaaatatgaaatagcAACTTGACTGACATATTGAAAGTGCATAGTACTACAGATATtacatgcttttatttatttaaattcctgtGTGTATAGCTACAAGGTGGCACACCCACATTGTTGTAAGACATacttatcaaaagaaaaaaaaaaaaccacaaacaaacccttTCTTACTCAGTGGTTTAAGTCCGAATCTATTCTCTTCTCACCAGGAAATACATATTTTAGCTAAATAATTATTGGTGGTTTTTTTAAGACATATATAAACACAAGTTAGAATAATGTGAACCTTGTTTCTTCTAGAAACATGTCTTTTTGCTTattcttcccttctctctcctgtCTCTCATACCTCTTATTTTATCCtgaccctttttattttttcttttaagcgaAGTGTGTTATCCCAGTACAAACTTTAGTCGTACTGAATCTCTGATCACTGTTCCTAACAGAAGTGTCTTACTGTTTTGTACTAGGGAGCTGCTGCATTTCAAGCACCTGTATAATCAGAACAGGTTTTCAAATTTATATAATGCTTCATatgttcctttgctctttgtctgGATTTTATTTCAGGGCATCTAGATGATGATGGGTTGCCACATGGATTCTGTACAGTCACCTATTCATCGACTGACAGATTTGAGGGAAACTTCGTGCATGGAGAAAAGAATGGCCGTGGCAAGTTCTTCTTTTTCGATGGAAGGTAGACACTGactcttcagtttttcttctgtgttctgcCTCCTGCTTGCAGTGATGTAAAACTAATCTACATTGATTGTATGCTGATGAGTTTCTGGATAAGCTTTGTCATTAAAAACTAGCTGGAAAGTTTCCTGTATTGCTACTGTAGGCATAGTGCTGACAAGGTACCTTTGGGGGCTTGGGAGCTTTGTGTGTAACGCGATGCCCGGAGTTGTTCCCTGGTGGGAGGATGGAGCAGCATGAGCACTTTTAGCACTGTAAAGTCATGAACTAATTAAAAACCATAAGAACTGGGAGATGGTCAGAGCTAGTGGAAACCATGCAGACAATGACTTGGACTGCAAAGTTTGAGTCCATAACTGCAAGCAGAACTCTTTGTTTTCCTTACAGCCCTTGTATATAGAGACTGCAGGTGGACTGGGAGCTCCCTGTGCCAGACCCCACACACAGACGTGGGACCCTGGGAGAGACGCTTACCCTCTGCTCAGTCTCAGAAGTTGTTTAGAGGTTGTTTTCAGCTCTGCCTAATCCTCTTCAAGTTGCTTGTGGCCTGATTTATCTTCAGAAAAGCCCCTCTCTTCACTGGGAATTGTGACAGTGAAATTGGGCTTATCTGTAGCTATGCATGTGTTTTCTTCTCAGATGTTTGTAATGAGCACCTTGTGCATCTTCCCCCAACTGCAGCATTtctctctgcagttgctcagaacTTCCTCCAAAAGAGCAGCAGATGTATAAAATGACACGATTCTTCATGGTTTTGCAGCTGTTGGTGGCACTATGAATAGCAGCCGTTAAACTGACAGTCGTGCCGGGTCTACTCTCCTCCTGCTCAGAGAACTTGTGAGCAGGAGCGGAGGTATTGTGCTCTCAGTGAGTCAGCTCCTTGTCTCTTCTTGCCTTTGCAATTGCTTCATGCTGAGAATCGTGGTGTTTTTTCATGAGAAAGATAATATATTTATTCAGTTATGTAGAAACCGATCAGGCCTCCAAACTTGGATGAAGAAAAATCTCCATTGTTGTTAACGGGCTTATTAAATCTTGTGTGAGTAACTGAAAGTCAGTACTGCTCAGCAGCTGACCTCTCTAAAATGGCCTTTTTTTAAGTTAGCAGACAGCGTCTCTATGGACACATGCACGTAAGGCTTCTGTGCTTGTTGATGATCTCAGCAGAGCAGTTGCTGATTGTACAGGCAGAGAAAGTGACCCACTATTTTGTTTGTAGAGCTGCTCCTCCAAGTAATCCAGGGTACAGGCAGTGCTCTGTGGGAAAactcaggctgctgctgcctgtgctgagccTTTTCTGTACAGCTTCAGTgttgccaacttttttttttttttaaatttcataacCGTTAAAAAATGGAACAGTTGGCTACTGTATGACTGCAGGAACTAGCAAAATGAAAATATACAAAAATAGTCTGTTATATGGTTTTGGAAAATGGGATGTTTTTATAAACTGCTCTAAGCTCATTTAAATTTAGCTAAAGCAGAGTTAAGCGAGCAGTGACTCTAGTTGCTAAAGAAGTTGCAATTTAACTGCCTACGCCCAGGTAGCAAGAATAAGTGGATGGTTCAGGTGTTGTGGCGTGTTGAAGGAAGAATCATTTAGCATGGAACAGGACGTGCTGTTTCAATTAACCGTGCCGTGGGCAAGGCTGAGTGTTTATAAAGAACAGAAATGAATGCCAAAAGATTCTCAAAACACCTCTCCCCTTACAGCATTGTGCGCTTCAGTGCAGTGAGTTCCCTGGTTTCAGCGTTCCTGGATCTGTTTTCCTTACAGGCTGCTGGTAAAGGCTGACAGCTGGGCTGCTGGGAATAGTTGAGTCCTGTCAGCCACTGGACTGGCAGCAGTGTAAGCATTCCGATTTTTTGAGTGTTGGGAAATAGGGTTAGCTGCCTTGTTGCCTCTGCGAAAACTTGTCCCTTTATTGGAATAGCTGCCCGCTTCCTGTTGATTATTTGGGAGAGTGGAACCTGGAATGAAGTATCActtgttttttcctcctcattcGAAAATATAACAGAACTTAACATATTCTTTCAGAGAGAGGAGTTTCACCTCTGGCATGCTCCCTGTTTTGGGTCTTGTACTTGAGCTTTCATCGATGCTGAGGTTTGCTGGAATGTGCCTTACAAAACACTTCGTGCAGTGACTGAGCATGGGAGTCGTGTTTGGCACTGAGATACAGCCGCTGTTCTCCTTTAACTACAAACTCTTGTAAACTGACGTCTCCCACATCACGGTAGAGAATGGTATTACTTTTAAGAAAAAGTTCTGAATGTTCTGATATAGAGGGAAAGGTGAGAGATTGGGGAGTGAGAGAATAGGGTCTGTCAATGTCACTTAATACCTGGAAGGATAATGCAGTGAGTATTCCCTGCCCCAGCTCTCATCTCTGGTTTATATCCTTGATCCCCTCTAAGCCTGGTGGATAATGGGAAGACAGTACATCTCATAAATCTTGACTTTAGTAAAACTTTGCACTATCACAAGCAATCTGAAAAGCAAATCAAAGAAATATGGGCAAGCTCAGGGTTTGTATTGATGAGATTTTGTTTATGCAAGACACAGAAGCTATTTATTCCTCCTGGTGCTGGTTGTAGTTGCAAGCATTGTGTCTGGTTGTAGACTCTGAGAGtttgaaaaaagagagagagaagggggggggggggtgtgtggaaATAGCTCAAAAAAACCTGTGGGAAGTATAGTAGTTTGAGAGAACCTGACCTTTTAGGCAAGGTTGAAAGACATGGATTTTTTACTTTAAGTACCTTTCTTTTGATTTCCTTAGATGATATGAGAATAGAAAGAGATGAATAATTTGGAGCCTAATACAATGAAGGAAAACCTAGATATTTGAGTTACAGtaaaagaaaaggtatttttttctggTGCGGAAGCACTGTTGTAATTTAGCAGCTTGTTAACTTCAACTAATACCATTGAAGCCAATAAGAAGGTTTTTTGTTCTCGTCCATTACATAAACTGGGGGTAGCTGCTTCTTTTTAGTAAGCCTACATATGGACTCTGTATGTGTTGTCAACTACAATGAATTTAAAAACTGGTGATCTGTGATAAACTGGAGGAAAAAGTGTTGCCAAACAGTCAAATACAGTCAAATAAGGGCACAGATTTGTGGTGGTTCCCTCATGTGCTGTGCTGATGTAGCTGtctgtgcagccctgcagcaacCTGGATCAAGAAGTTCATCATCCAACTGAAAAGTAAACTTGCTTTCCTGCTCTGCATCGGCTTTGCGTTGAGGCTGTGTGAGCATTGCTGTGGGACCATGCAGTGTGAGGAAAGGGGATGTTTAAAACAGCATTGCCGTGAAGGGAGCTGTGGAAAACCAGAGCTGAAGTCATGTTTGTAAACACGCTGTCTGTCATGGGTGGTGTGCCTTCTCTTACTGTAGTGGATTTTCCCGTGGAGACCTCAACCAGCGTGCCAAAGTTATGTGAAAACAGAATGAAGCTTTAGAAGCCAGAGAGTTAGTTCTGAGAAAACGTGCCTCCTGCAGCTCTTGAAAATACGTTTTGTAAAACATGTAGAGCCACGTGTTCCCGGACTCTGCTTGGGCTTATGTGGTAGATGTAGATGTCTGCATCAGAAAAAAGGAGCATGCAGTGAAAGTACGTGCACTGCAGCTGGCTGTTCGCTATGTGTGCTGTGGTAAAAGCTAAACAGTGTGTTTCCTTGTGCTAATGCTAACCTGAGAAAGAAACAACTGAGTAGATTCTCTATTACAGTTATGCTCTCATTCCTTATAGTTTCTCTCAGCAGCCTTTTTAAGAGGGGAAACAAAGCAGATTGCGAGATGTTCTGCATCCCTTCTAGAGGATTTGCAAGACAAAACTGAACTGAAATCATGTCTCTTTGTTCAAATCCAAGTGTACCACTAGTTCTGTTTGACAGCTTGTTTTCCACTTTAATAGGAATACATGAAAAAAAGACAGTGCTTTTAGTGAACCCATTACAGGTTGCTGGTAAGTGTATCGCTGGGGAGCTAGCACTGAACTGGTAGCATGCTCCATTATGGTCCACCTGTGTGACCGTTCACTTTTATCTCACCAGAGAGATGTTAGCAAAGATCCAAACAGAGGAGGTAGAAAATCCTGATGTGAGAGTAGCCGGCTTGagtaattatttcttctttgaccacaAGCAGTCCATTTGCTGCTTTAATTTGCCACCCCAGCCTATAAAAAAGACTCAGCAATGTAATTTAGGTGAAGAATGCAGTGTCCATGGATTGCGCCCTGGTGAAAGGACAGCATAAGTTGCTCTCTGCCTTTGGAGGTCCACAGAAACAAGTTTCTGTTTTAGTTCATGGCCTTCCAGAGAAATCAGGCTTACCTTCCTACTCCCCTTCCCCTTGTTCCTCTCAAATTTAGTTGAAACTAGCAAACGCATTAGAGTTTCAGACAAGGGGGGCAGTGATGCCTGGCGATTGTTGCAGCAGCGGTGCACGTTTTGGGGAGGGCTGTAAGGTACCCAGCAGCAGCATCGACAGTTCAGCTCCTCCCAGGACCTGACTTTCTGGAGCATTTCCCCTCAGCCTCTCTGTATCGATAGTATGTAGAATGATGAGCAGAGGAACAGGGTTGTGCTGTGCTGCATGTTGAGACTTTGGATTCACTTCCTAGAGAGACACATGGTCTTCCactgctgttttctttccctttttaccaGCACCCTGGAAGGATACTATGTTGATGACGCTCTCCAAGGCCAGGGAATCTACACCTATGAGGATGGAGTGGTCCTTCATGGCACATATGTGGATGGAGAGCTGAATGGACCAGCCCAGGAGTATGACAGTGACGGGCGGCTCATATTCAAAGGGCAGTATAAAGACAACATTCGACATGGAGTTTGTTGGATTTATTACCCGGTAAGCCTGACCGCCTGCTCTCTTTATTGCAGAATCACACCATTATGTTATCTTTCTTGTCTCCCCAGCTGAAACAAATACATACCATGACCCAGCTAGCCGAAAGTCAACACACAAAAATCCAAGTGGAagttttgtgcatttcttatttTGGATAATCCAGCATACAGTTAAACCTTTTTCAGTGTTGAATTTTTGCCCAATAGACAGGATTTAGCAAGGCTGTGAGACACCTCCACCATTTTCATCTTCCAGGGAACCCTGCCCCTGGGAAGTGCATTTATGTGTATCTCCTCAGGAAGGCTGGGAgagtgatttcacagaatcacagaatgtcagggattggaagggacctcaaaagatcatccagtccaatccctccactggagcaggaacacccagatgaggttacacaggaaggtgtccaggtggggtttgaatgtctccagagtgggagactccacaaccctccttggcagcctgttccagtgttctgacaccctcactgagaagaagtttcttctcatgttcaagtggaacctcctgtgttccagtttgaacccattaccgctATGTAGTGCTGTCTGCACAAGAGAGGCATGGGAGCCCTGCAAGCTATTGCGGTCTGCTGCTCTTACTTAACCAGGAGAGGAGACTTTGTGCACTTCTGCAGGGCATGTTGTGAAGCCTGGCTTTGCCCTACAGACCACATGTGACTGGTGTGAGAGCTGTGCCTTTGACTGGAGAGTGAACAAGTGCTTCGCTCATTAAACAAGCCAGAATTTGATCTTTCTGATTATTGGTAAACACTTGGGTATTCCTCCGGAAAACTCTGGAGAAATTTATGATGTGCTTTTACAGCTATGCTAGTTAGGGCAATAATGGTTGTACTGGTTTTTAGGggtttttatgttgttgttggGGAAAACATCTACATGTAATTAAGATGCTGGTCAAAAAACCAATCTCTTCCTGTGCTACATATTGCACATATTTTAACTGCAGATTCATTTCAAATGCTCTCCATTGTCTGTTCATTTTATTTACTGGTTTTCCCTAGTATTAAGCCTGTGTATTATAATTGACAAATGCGTGGTGCGTGCTGCCATACAAGTAGCAGTTTTTCAATACTAGTGTATGAAATACACACAGCTGACCCTTCAGGTCATATGTCTCCTGTTTCGTCTTCCAGCTCACAAAGTGTTGCTGTACCTTCTGGGAATGTGGATCTTTGGAGGGTGTTTGTCATTATCTTGCCGGACTAAAGGATGCAAGGTGTTCAAAAAAACCCTTTACCATGCAATTGTTTATGCATGATTCTGTGCATGATGCTATGTGCACAATTTTTTACCCAGACTTAAGATTCACTTTCCTTACTGTGGTGTCTCTGAAGCTCTTTCATTCTTGGAATTGAACAAAATGGTCCCGCTCTGAAACAGAGTCCGTGCACAGTGATCTTCATCTAAACCAGTCTGTTTCCACATCCCACCTGCTGGTTTTGCTCCAGGGCACTATTTGGAGATGtttccttgtcctttttgaaATAGACATGAGAAGTCATTAGATCTGTGCTAATCTGTGCGTCTCATTCTACAATTCTGCAAATAGACCTAACAGAAGTTGCAGGCAAATCACATATGGCAAAGCCCAGGACTGAAATGTGTAAAGCTTAGAGAGGAAGTGTTGCCGATGATGACTTTCAGCAAAGAGTTGCTCTTGTCGAGTAACACTTGACATcatggggggatgctggggacagagaAACTCTCCAGTTGTCCAGCAGCTGTggttttttgctggtttgtttttttttcattagactCAAGTCTTTTGATGTACCATGAATTAGCAGTGAGCAAagcagcattttaattttttctttcctctagcACACAGTATCGTGCTAAGAAAACTCACACAAAGTTCGTGTGTGGCTTTGGACCTTGTTTCACAGATTGTTCGCTTAAAAATTTTGTCAACTGAAGCTCAGTGTTTGTGTCACATGGAAGGAAGGACCTTGGATTCTGCCTATttcaaacaacacagaaaaccCAGTTAATTTCTTTTATCAGTTTTATCCTGACTGGAATGACTTTACCCGGCTTCTTCACGTGTCTGTTTCTCACTCCTTTTCATGAGCTCACATCTGAACTTACTGTAACTTAGATTGTGTCTTTTAAAAAGTCGGGAAAAATCTGTTTAATTTACTGAAGATAGTAAAGTATAACTAAATGCTCTACCTTTTGTTTCTTGCCTATGCTTTCAGGATGGAGGCAGCCTCGTGGGAGAAGTGAATGAAGAAGGGGAGATGACTGGAGAGAAAATAGCCTATGTGTATCCTGATGGAAAGACTGCGTATTCTGGAAGGTTCATAGATGGAGAAATGATAGAAGCAAAACTGGCAACTCTGACCTCTGTGGAGGATGGGAAACCTCAGTTTGAAGTAGTACCAGGCAGTAAGTTCAGCTAACACAGAAACCTGTATTCTTGCTGTCAGCTCTTTGCCACAAACGACTCTTTCTACAGTTTTTCCCATTAGAGGCTCTAAGGGCTGGCTGCGATGTGATGTGATAACAACTCTGTTAGTGAGAAGCCCTTTTTCTAAATTATGAGGTTGGACAGAAAGACAGGTGGAGCGATTCCTTTGCTCTGGGAACGAGCGGGAAGTGGCCCATGCGGTGGTGCTGCTGAACCGTATTTCGTAACCCTTCCCTCCTGCGCTCATGGGCACAGTCCTGCTTGTCCCACACACCATGGCCATTGCCATGCCTGCCAGCAGGAAAACCTGCTCAACAGCAGTAACGCTGGCACAGCTACAGGCTTTGTTTTGttagtaaaataacaaaaagcAGAGAGGGAGGCTGTGGTTTGGTTGTGGCTCTGTCAGTTGAGTTTGTGCAAGTGAGTGTTAGCACAGTGAATATTCTGGCACCTGCATGATGGGGCTGAAAGGACACGGATTGGAATTAGTGAACTGGATTGAGTTGTCGTGTAACAGTCTGGTTGTCCAGCACCCTGTAGTCTCTCTAGACCTGTTGATATAAAGTGGCTATGAAATGGTTAGGGTCAGGGTGGTGCCTTCGACCCATGTAGCCCATGCTTCTTCTCCAGGGCTGGTGCTTCTGGAATGGTTTTGTTGCTCTGAGCTGTATGTGATGTTTTGGAGTTGAGTGGGTTAAGCTGTGGACAGGGCCATTAAGTAATCAACAGGAACTTTCCTAACACCTTTACTGTTTAGCCAGCAGAGATTGTCTCACTTAGCAGGAAACAACAACAGTGAGAAGAGCTTGAGAGGCAAATGCATGTGACTTAATTTTAAATCTCTCAGTTGTGATAGCAAATCAAAATTTAACTTAAAACATATCTTCTGAGAGGGTACAGTTGTGCTTTGTAAATAGGATTCATTTGCACTCTGGGTGAAGCTGCCTTCAGCCAGAACAGATCTTCAACCCCAGGGACAATAGCCTCTTATCAAACTTCGCAATATTCTGTTTGtcgaggtttggttttggttgggttttttggtggttttgtttgttcagttttggtgtgtgtttgtttggttttggtgttgttctggtttgggttttgcatttgtttggtttggttttttgtttgatttggattgtttttttttccttccatcttaTTTCCCCCTGCATCTTAACCCATCTCCCAGGCAGTCCTGGCAGCTGATTGCAGAGGGATGTAATGTTACCATTAGAGCTGTACCACTGAGTTGCTTATTAATGGCAGGAAATAAATGACTGTAGCAAGTGCGCTTTTTGATTACTGAACATTATCTGCTGGTCGAAGTCTCTTCAGGATTTGAAGTAGAAAACATTTCATATTTGAAATAGGCCAAGATTTTTTGTAGTTAATGTGGTGTTGAATACATCCTTTTaaattttgctttacttttgaATCAGAGATTCTGGGAGAGTCCATTTTGAAAGTCAGTCCCGTCCTCCTTTAAAAGTTGGTAGCTTGAAGAACATATAAATCACCTTTTTGTCATAGTCTGCTGTGCTACTCTAGTGTgtcaaatggaaaaaataatcaagaaataGTATCTCACTGAAAACCTCTCACAGGTGTGTTCTATTTAATACCTTTTTTGGAAGCATAACTTTTATTTTTTGCAGTCATTAAAATTTAATTATTGAATATCTTGATTACATTAAGGGTTGCATGCTTTCAGTACTGCCAATTAGTTTATTTGCTTTGTTGATTCTGGTTTTTTTTAGGCCCAGTATACAGTTTTGACAAATCTACTTCATCCTGCATTTCTACAAATGCACTTCTTCCTGATCCTTATGAGTCAGAGaggtaggctttttttttcttctctctttaaatATTGTCCATGTTTCTTTGCTGTTACATATTTAAGGCCTTATTTTGCAAACCTTTCCTCATTTAAAACGTAGAAGAAGTGTGTAAGGGTTTGTGAAATGGAACTCGTACTCCACATCAGTTAGCATTCGACTTAATCAGATGTCTTTCTGATTTGCACGATAAAATTACACTCTAGTGATTAGAACACACCAATCCTTTTTAAAAGATTAAATGAGGATAATTTCTTAGCATTTCAAAGGCATGTTCAGTCAAGTCCTGGTCACCACTAATAGGCCACATCTGCATGCTGTTGCGTATTTTCTAGATGTGTAACTAGCTCAAGTTTGCAGTGTGGTGCATTCAGTGTGTTTCACTGGATGACGTGCCTTGTACAGAGTTTTCTCCCTTCCCTACAGGTGTAGCAAAGTGACAAAACTAAATCATCGAGCTGAAGGAAAGG
This genomic stretch from Patagioenas fasciata isolate bPatFas1 chromosome 4, bPatFas1.hap1, whole genome shotgun sequence harbors:
- the SETD7 gene encoding histone-lysine N-methyltransferase SETD7 isoform X3 — protein: MDSDEETLEETVEGHLDDDGLPHGFCTVTYSSTDRFEGNFVHGEKNGRGKFFFFDGSTLEGYYVDDALQGQGIYTYEDGVVLHGTYVDGELNGPAQEYDSDGRLIFKGQYKDNIRHGVCWIYYPDGGSLVGEVNEEGEMTGEKIAYVYPDGKTAYSGRFIDGEMIEAKLATLTSVEDGKPQFEVVPGSPVYSFDKSTSSCISTNALLPDPYESERVYVDVSLISSAGEGLFSKIAAEASTVMSFYNGVRITHQEVCSSSLWAYQVYPYHQGCGEG
- the SETD7 gene encoding histone-lysine N-methyltransferase SETD7 isoform X2 encodes the protein MDSDEETLEETVEGHLDDDGLPHGFCTVTYSSTDRFEGNFVHGEKNGRGKFFFFDGSTLEGYYVDDALQGQGIYTYEDGVVLHGTYVDGELNGPAQEYDSDGRLIFKGQYKDNIRHGVCWIYYPDGGSLVGEVNEEGEMTGEKIAYVYPDGKTAYSGRFIDGEMIEAKLATLTSVEDGKPQFEVVPGSPVYSFDKSTSSCISTNALLPDPYESERVYVDVSLISSAGEGLFSKIAAEASTVMSFYNGVRITHQEVDSRDWSLNGNTISLDDETVIDVPEPYNHAAKYCASLGHKANHSFTPNCIYDPFVHPRFGPIKCIRTIRAVEKDEELTVAYGYDHNPVGQNGPEAPEWYQLELKAFQAAQQK
- the SETD7 gene encoding histone-lysine N-methyltransferase SETD7 isoform X1, with the translated sequence MDSDEETLEETVEGHLDDDGLPHGFCTVTYSSTDRFEGNFVHGEKNGRGKFFFFDGSTLEGYYVDDALQGQGIYTYEDGVVLHGTYVDGELNGPAQEYDSDGRLIFKGQYKDNIRHGVCWIYYPDGGSLVGEVNEEGEMTGEKIAYVYPDGKTAYSGRFIDGEMIEAKLATLTSVEDGKPQFEVVPGSPVYSFDKSTSSCISTNALLPDPYESERVYVDVSLISSAGEGLFSKIAAEASTVMSFYNGVRITHQEVDSRDWSLNGNTISLDDETVIDVPEPYNHAAKYCASLGHKANHSFTPNCIYDPVYSLSRFVHPRFGPIKCIRTIRAVEKDEELTVAYGYDHNPVGQNGPEAPEWYQLELKAFQAAQQK